The Longimicrobium sp. genome contains the following window.
CACGGCGTCCTCGCCCCCCGGGCCGCCGCCGGGCGCCGCCCTTCCGCTCGCATCATGTCGCCTCCGCCGTCGTGTCGCGGTGCGCGCCGGCGAGGTCGGCGCCCGAGAGGTCGGCTCCCCCGGTGCGGGCGCCCCGCAGGTCCGCGCCGCGCAGGTCCGCCGAGCCGAGCACCGCTCCCCGCAGGTCGGCGCGCGCGAACACCGCGCGCGGGGCGCGCACCCCGCCGAGCATCGCCTTCTGCAGCCCGGCCCCGGTGAAGTCGGCGCCCTCCAGGTACGCGTTGCCCAGGTCCGCGCCGGCCATCCGGGCCTCGCGGAAGGAGGCGTGCTCCAGCCGGCTCCCCCCGAAGAGCCAGGCGCGCTCCAGCGACGCCCCGTCGAAGCGGGCGTGGGGGGCCCACACCGCCGAGGCGTCGGCGCCCGCCAGGTCGGCGCCCATGAGCGAGGCGCGCCACAGCACCGCCTGCTGCAGGGCGCGCAGCGCCGCGCCGTCCAGGCACGCGAACGCCAGGTTGGCGAAGGTGAGGTCCGCGCGGCGCAGGTCCAGCCCCCGCAGGTCGATCCCGCGCAGGTCCAGGTCCGCCTCCCCCAGCAGGGACAGGTCGCCGCCGGGGCGCGGGACGAGCTCCTCCGCGCCGGGGAGCCCGCGCAGCTCGGCGTGCCAGGCGCCGCCCTCGCCGAGGCGGGCCGCCACCGCCTCGCGGCGGGCCCGCCCCTCGGCCGTCGTCCAGCGCAGGCGCAGCTCCCCGGGCGTCAACGGGTCCTCCTCCACCAGTCGGGGTTGTAGCGGGGGTTGTCGTGCCAGTCCACCCGGTAGCGCCCGGGGCGGGTCTCGGTGACGCGGCCGAACCGCCGCACCGCCTCGGGCGGGATGTGGGCGGGGATGGAGATCTCGCCCTCGGCCACCATCAGGTTCCCGCCGAAGGTGCCTCCGCGCTGGACCCGCCCCGCGAGCTGCGCGTTGGCGTCCCACCCGGGGACGCCGCGCACCTCCAGGACCGTGCCCCCGTCGCCCGCCCAGGCGGCGGCGCCCTGGCCGTCGGGCGTGGAGACCTGCCGCGTGGCCCCGCGGAAGCCGCTCTCCCCGCGCTCCTCGACGTGCTCCAGCAGGTTGCGGTTGGGCCCGCGGGGCGGCTCGAACCCGGGGGTGCCGAGCTGGGTCCGCACCGTGTCCACGTCGGCGCTCACGCCCGTGTACAGCGGGACGTCGTGGCCCAGCGGGAAGTCGGGACGGACCTCGCGCACGCCGCCGCCGGGCGCGGGGACCTGCGCGGTCATGTCGCGGTACAGCGCCAGGTCCCGCTGGTGCTCGTGGGCCAGGGCGTCGCCGAAGCCCCGGCGCCGCGCCTCGGGGAGGGCGGCCCCCGCGGTCTCGAGCTGGGCGACCGCGTCGTACATGCGTCCCTGCGAGAGCGCCGTGTCGGCGCCCTGCAGGCGCCGCACCGCCCCGTCGGGGAGCGCGTGGATGTCGGCCGACTCCACCCCCGCCGCGCGCAGCGCCGTCACCAGGCGGCCCGCCTGCGCCTCGGGCGCCCCGGACGCCATGAGGCGCGACACCGCGAAGGCGCGCTCCAGCTGGGCCAGGTCGGCGCCCTCGGTGCGCCGGAGCGCGGCGAGCAGGTCGCCGCTCCTCGCGGCGTAGCGCGTCATCAGGCGCGGGTCCTGGACGAGGATGCGCGCCAGCCGCTCCAGCTCGTCGGCGGTGGCGCCGTTCAGGGCCCGCAGGGTGGCGTCGTCGAGCGAGCTGAGCATGAACACGGCGCGCCGGGTGAGCGCCGCCTCCACGTCGCGCCCGATGGCACTCCTCAGCCGGGTGCGCTCGCGCACCATCGCCCCCACGCCCAGCGCGAAGAGGCCGCCCGAGATGATGAGGAGGGTGATGACCTGGACGATGGCGTCCTGCTTGCGCGGCCCCGACAGGTGCGGGTCCGAGAGGACGGCGTCGATCTGCCGGACGCCCTCCACCGAGATGAGCACCAGCTGCGTCCCCTCCAGGGCCGTGGCCGACCAGAGCAGCATGCGGCCCTGGGTGGTCATCATCAGCGCCCGGCCGCCCGTGGTGGCCGCCACCCACGCGGTCCTCGCCCCGATGATGCTCGCGGCGATCCCCACCACGTCGATGGCGATCTGGGTGCCGCTCGGCCGCGCGTTCTGCAGCTGCTCGGAGATGTTGATCGCCCCCGCCGTGGCGCCCACCCCGGCCGCGGCGATGAAGAGCCCCGCCGCGATCGGCTGGCCGCCGGGGATCAGCCCCACCACCACCCCGGTGAGCGCCAGGGCCAGGCTCGCCCACCCCAGGTCGCCCGACAGCGCGCCCATGACGGAGGCGCCGCGCGTGACGAAGGTCCAGCCGCCCGGGGTGATCCCGTACGGGTTGGCGGGGATGTCGGCCCGCAGCGACCCCTCGGGGTAGAGGTTGCGCTGGTTGAAGTCTTCGATGGCGGCCGCGGTGCTCTCGCCGCCGTACTCGATGCGGGGCACGCCGGGCGTGAGGTCCAGCAGCTTGACGCGGGCCGGGTCGGCGCGGTCGGGCCCCATGAACAGCCGGGGGAGCATCTCCACCCCGGTGCGGCTCCCCACGTACGACACCCGCAGCGCCACCGCGCGCGGGTTGCCCTCGGCGTCGGTGGCGAACATGCGGGTGTGCCGGTCCACGTCGGCGAGGAACTCGCGGTACCGGGTCACCTCCTCGATCTCGCGCTCGGGGAGCACGGCCTGGACGTACTGCGCCTCGCCCACCTCGCGCCCCGCGTCGTCCAGCTGGACGACGCTGAAGCCGAAGGTGCCCGCGGTGGTGGTGCTCCACCGCACGCTCTGCCCGTCGCCCAGGGCGTAGGCGGTGCCTCCGCGGTAGGAGGTCTGGGGGAGCCCCGTGAAGGCGGGGGCGGCGGCGTCGTCGCCCAGGTTGCGCACCGTCCAGCGGAAGGCGGCCGCGTTGGGGAGCGCGTGCACGGAGAGCGTCACCCAGCCGGGCGAGTCGCGGGAGGAGAGCCGGGCCGGGTTCTCGGCCGACGTGATGTAGGTGGGGCGGTCGAAGGACTGGTCCTGGAAGCCGCCGTGGGCCAGCTGCCCGTGCGCGACCTCCAGGGCGGCGCGGTACGACGCCAGGTCCGCCCCCGTGTGCTGGGGGAGCAGCACGTCGGCGCGCGTCCGGGCCGGCACCGCGGTCCAGGTGCGCGTGAGCACCAGGCGGTCGGGGCGCCCGGCCACGGCGATGATGATCCGCTGCGTGTAGTCGCCCTCGCGCAGGATCGGGAGGGTGGTCCGGTTGGGGCGGCTGGAGAAGCCGGCCATCCGCCCCCCGCCCGGGTACTCGGTGTCCCACATGTAGACCCCGGCCGCGGGGGTGGTCGGGGTGGGCCGCTCCTGGCGCATGTGGAACCCGAGCTGCATCCCCACGATGTAGGGCTGGCCCGGCTCCCGGGCGGGCGTGCGGTCGACGGTGATCCCCAGGGCCCGCGCCTCTTCCTCCGCGTCCTCCCCCTCCAGGGTGGGCGGCTCCTCCCCCAGGCTGCACCGCTGCAGCCGGAGCGCCCCCCGCCGCGGCCGGGGCTCGCGGCCCAGGAGCACGTCCCGCGCGGCGGCGTCGGCGTCCCGCTCCAGCGCCGGGTCGCTCGCGGCGGCCGGGGACACGGCCCCGTCCCGCTGCTGCAGGGTGTGGGCGAGCTCGTGGGCGAGCAGCGCGTCGCCGGCCAGCGTCCCGGGGCGGTACTCGCCCGCCCCGAACGCCACGTCGCCGCCCACGGCGAACGCGCGCGCGCGCAGGTCGGCGGCGGTGCGGGCGGCGCGCGGGTCGGTGTGGACGCGCACCCCCGCGAAGCTCGCCCCGAAGCCGTCCTCCATCCGCGCGCGCACCGCGGGCTCCAGCGCCCGCCCGGGGCCGAGCCGCGCGCGCACGGCGGCGGGGTCGGCCGGGGAGGCGGCGGAGCTCCCCGCCGCGCCCACCCCCTTCCCCTGCACCGCCCCGGCGCCGGCCGGCGGGAGCCCGTCGCCCGGGACCCCGTCGGGGAGCTCCGGCACCCGCCCCGTGAGCGCCCACTCCGCGGCGGCCCGGCGGGCGTGCGACACGATCGCCTCCAGCAGGGCGGCGGCGTCGGTGCCCTCGGCGCCGGTGTAGCGGAGGATGGCGCGCTCCACCCGGGCGGCGGGCTGCGCGCGGTAGAAGGCGATCCACTGGTCCAGGTACGGGCACCCCTCGGTGCTCCTCCCCGCCGCGCCCAGCACCTCGTCGCACGCGGGGCGGAGCCGGGACTCCAGCGCGTCCATGAAGGCGGAGACGGTCATCCGCCCGTCGGCGGGCGCCCCGTCGTCCACCAGGACGCCGTAGGGCCCCGGCCCCGGCGCGGCGGACCCGCCGTCCGCCGCCGGCGGGGCCGCGGCGGCGGGGAGCGCCTGGCGCTGGACGGCGAGCCCCTGCCGCTGCTCCTCCTTGTCCCGGCAGCGCTCGCAGGTGCCGCCGCAGGCGCACTTGCGCTGCACGCCCCCCGGGGCGAGCGCCCACGCCAGCGGCGCGGCGAGGCCGGCCGCGCCGCCTCCGGCCCCGGCGGGCGCCTTCTCCCCGGCCTCGGCGGAGGAGGAACGGGCTTCGCGGGCGGCACGCGCGGCGGGCACGGGCTATTCCCGGCGGCAGCCGGCGGGAACCGCCGGACCGGGGACGCCGGCATCCGGCGCCGGCCGGGGCGCGGGCGGACTCCCCGGCAGGGCCGGGAGCAGTCTGGCTGAGACGCCCGCAGGTCCGCTCGACGCAGCCGGCGGCCGCGCGCTGGGATCCGGCATCACTTCTCCAGGAAGACGTCCTGCAGCGCGGCGCGGTGGGCCTCGATCAGCCCCTTCATCTTGCCGCTCTTGTCGTCGCTGCTGGGCCAGTAGTTCTTCACCTCCACCGTGACGGTGGTGATGGCCGGGCGGTCGCCGGGCTTGTCCTGCACGCCGGGCTTCCCCTCGTCGACCGCCACCGGCGCCCAGTCGCCCAGCGAGGTCCCCTGGGCCGGGGTGTTGGCCGACGCGTAGTGCACGGTGCCGCCCGGGTTGCCGGGGAGCCCCAGCTTGCCCGCGGCCGCCAGCATGTCCTGCGCGAGCTTGTCGTCGGCCTGCCCCTCGGCGGTGAGCGCCTTGTCGGTGCTGGCGTCGATCCCGCCGCGCGGGTCCACGTAGATGCCGGGCGCGTCGCCCTTGGTGCTGGAGGGCCGGTGCGCGTGCACGCTGGCGATGCGGCTGGGCTTGAAGTGCTCGATCAGCGCCACCAGCATCACGTTCTCGGGGAGCATGGTGTCGGTGAGCAGGCTCCCCGACAGCGCCTTCCCCGTGGTCTTGCCCTTGAGCCCCGTCAGCCCGGTGGCCAGGCTCTCGCCCGGGCGCGGGAGGTTGCGGTTGGGCTCGATCAGCGTCTTCTGCTTGGGGCCGATGCGGCTGTAGCGCCCGCCCTTGTCGTTGTCGACGTTGGTCCCCCGCTCCGCGGGATTGGCGGCCAGGTACGCGCGCTGGTACGCCTCGTTGTCGGGGAAGAGGACGGGGACCAGGATGGTGGTGAAGTACGGCGCTTTGGGGGCCGAGGCGAGGCTCCTGCGCAGCTCCTCGACCACCTCGATCCCCGACTGCTCGGAGCCGTGCACCCCGCCGATCACCAGCGCGCGCTCCTGGCTGCGGCCGGGGAAGAAGTACGCCTTCACCGGGCTGGGCGCGATCGTGGTGCCGCCGGGCGCCTTGGCGACCCCCGCGGTGGAGCCCGCCGCGAAGGGGTTGCTCCAGTCGGAGGGGAGGCTGGCCTCGATGTTCCCGGGCTCCTTGGGCCACTTGCCCGCCGCCGCGCGGGTGACGCGCTCGTCAAGCTTGTCCAGCGGCCACAGCGGCTCGGGGCCGTGCTTCTGGAGGGTCTCGGCCAGCCAGAGGTCGTCGCTCCCCGGCGCGAAGATCTCGCGCAGCACGGTGGTGAGCACGGCGTCGCCGGCCGCCGGGCACGCCGGGGTGCCGACGCAGAGGGAGCGGAGCTTGTCGAACACCTTCGCCTTGTCGCCCCTGGTGTCGTCCCAGACCTTGCGGACGCCGTAGGGGTCGATGGTGGGCGGCTTGGGGACGGGCTGCGGCGGGGGGGTCTCCCCGCCGCCCCCGCAGCGCTGCAGCGAGAGCCCGGCGCGGCGCGAGAGCCAGGGGCGCTCGTCCACCAGCCCCAGCGCGCCGGCCGCCGCGGCGTCGGCCTCGGCCTCCAGCTCACGCGACTCGCCCGCGGCGGGGGTGAGGCCGCCGCCGGACTGCTGGACGGTGTGCGCCAGCTCGTGCGCGATCAGCGCGTCGCCCGGCAGGGTGCCGGGGCGGTACTCGCCCGCGCCGAACGCCACGTCGCGCCCCACGGTGAAGGCGCGGGCCCCCAGCTCGCGGGAGAGCCGCGCGGCGCGCTCGTCGGTGTGCACGCGCACCCCGGCGAAGCTGGCGCCGAAGCCCCGCTCCAGGCGCGAGCGCACCCCTCCGTCCAGCGCGCCCCCGGGCCCCAGCCGCGCCCGCACCCCCGCGGGGTCGGCCGGGGACGCGGCGGACGCGGCTCCCCCGGCACCGTCGCGCGCCTTCAGCCGCAGGGAGAACGCCGCGGACACGCCGGCGAGGGCGGACGCGGCGGCGGCGCCCAGGCCGCCCGGCGCCAGCCCGCCGAGGCCGGCGCCCCCGGGGAGGTCGGGGACGCGCCCGGTGCGCGCCCACTCCGCGGCCGCCGCGCGGGCGCGCGCGACCACCGCGTCGGCCAGCCCGGCCGGGGTGCCGGCGTCGGAGCCGGTGTAGCGGCGGGCCGCGCTCTCCACGTGCGCGGCGGACTGGCCGCGGTAGTGGGCGAGCCAGCGCTCCAGGTAGGGGCACCCCTCCGTGTCCCGCCCCACGGCGGCCAGCTCGCCGTCGCACGCCGCGCGCAGGCGGCCCTCCAGCGCGTCGAGCCAGCCCGAGACCGCCGCCTCTCCCGGGCCGGCCGCGGCGCCGTCGTCCGCCAGCACCGGACCGGCGGCGGGCGCTTCCGGGCCTTCCGCACCCGCCCCGGAGGAGGACGAGAAGCCGAACGGCATCCGCTGGACCGCGAGCCCCGTCTCCTCCTCCTCGTCCGACCGGCAGCGCTCGCAGGTGCCGCCGCACGCGCACTCGCGCTGCACGCGGGGCCCGCCCGCCGGGGTGAGCGCCCACGCCAGCGGGGCGGCGGGCGCGGGCGCGCCGCCTCCGGCCCCGGCGCGCGCCTTCTCCCCCGCCCCGGCGGCGGAGGGGCGGGCTTCGCGGGCGGCGAGCACGGACTACCCCTGGCGGCGGACCGCGGCGACCGCGGGCCGGACCGGGCCCGCGGCGGCGAAGTACGCCCGGCGCCCGTCGGCCGCGGGGTCCGCGTCGGGCCGCGCGTCCGGGGCCGCCGGGGCGGGCGCGCCGTCCCCGCCCGCGGCGGCCTGGACCTGCCGGACGACCCCGCCCCAGAGCGCCTCGCCCGCGCCGGGCGCGGGGGCCCCGCCGTCCTCCCCGACGATCCGCACCGGGAGGTGGAGGACGCCGCCGGGCCCGGCCCGCGCCTGGCCGGCGTCCACGCCGGGGAGCGCGGCGGCGGCGAGCCGGCAGAGCGCCTCCAGGTCGCGCGGCCCCGCGGCCAGCGAGAGGGAGACGTGCAGCCACCCCGGCCCGGCGGGCGAGACGGCGGCGCTCACCCCGGCCGAGGTGACGCGCCGCTCCGGCCCCGCGCCGTTCCCGTCCGCGGCCGGCGACGTCGGCGAGGCCGACGCCGCCGCGTCGCCCACCGCCCGGCGCAGCTCCGCGGCGTGGGCGGGGGAGAGGAGCGCCGGGCGCCGGTCGAAGGCGCGCCGCGCCAGGAGCGCCCCGGCCAGGGCCAGGAGGAGGACGGCCAGGAGCCCCAGGTCGCGCGCCGCGGGGTCGGCCGGGTCGCGGGCGATCCAGAGCGCGGCGCCGAGCTCGCCGATCGCCATCCAGCGCGGCACGCTCATCCCCAGCAGGTGCGGGCGCCGGTCGCCGCGCAGCGCCTCGGTGCCGAAGCGCAGCACGGCGTACCCCGCCAGGAACCAGGCGAAGACGTGCCCCTCGGCCGCGAAGGGGAGGGCGGCGAGGCCGGTCGCGCCGATCAGCACCAGCCCCGCGGCCTCCAGCGCCTGCACGGGGAAGAGGCGCACCCCCACCAGGTGGCGGGGGAAGCCGTCGCGCGCGGCCTCCTCGCCGTAGACGATGCCGAGCGAGGAGGGGCGGCCGTGGCAGCAGCCCACCAGGAGGCACCCGGTGCGCCCGCCGGCCAGGAAGAACGCCAGCGCGGGGCCGACCACGTCCAGGTACGCCAGCACCGGCACGCCGAGCGCGGCCAGCACGGCGGCCACCGAGACTTCGGCGAACCAGACGTGCTCCAGCAGCACCAGCGCCTCGCGGCCCGTCGCCCAGCGGCGCAGGTATGTGTAGGCGAAGAACGAGAGCGCGCAGACCAGGCAGACGAGGGCCGCCACCGGGAGCGAGCGCCCGGCCAGGAGCGCGCCCCCGAGCGCCGTGGCCACGGCCACGTGGAACCCCGCCACGCCGCAGGTGCGGAAGGCGGGCGCCTCGCACGAGAGGCTCCCCACGCGGGTGCGGGGGAGGGAGTCGAGGAAGCGGTTGAGCGACTGCGTCATCACGGCTCCATCGAGCGAAGACGGTCAGGTCGCGGAACGCCGGGCCGGAGCAGAGCTCATCGCGGCCTCGCGGGTCCCGGGGGCGCGGGCGCCGGCGCGCGGGCCGGGGCGGCCGGCGGCGCCGCGCCGAAGCAGAAGATGAAGTGGGCCCAGGCGTCGGCCGAGCGGGGGGAGAGGCACGGCGCGGCGCAGGCCGTGCCCGACGAGCAGTATCTCTCGTCCCGCAGCGGGTCGACGTCGATTCCCCCCACGTGCGCGGCCTCGTGGAGAATGGTGAAGGCCAGGTTCACGCCCCCGGCAGGCCACCACGAGCGGGGGCAGATGTAGATCGGCAGCTGCCCGGCGCCGGTCGAGAAGGCCTCCACGCCGGGCGCGCGGCAGTCCGGGTCCAGGCAGGTGGCACCCCCGAAGCGCGGCGCGCCGTTCACGACGACGCTGACGTTCTCCACGGCGAGGACGATCTCCTGGATGGAGGGGGGCGAGAACGCGAAGAGCGCCCGCGCCGCCGCCTCCGCCCGCGCGAAGCCGCCGGGGAGGTTCATCGCGTCGATCGCGTTGCGCACCCGGCCCTGGGCGTCGAGCAGGGCGGCGGCGAACAGCCGGTCGTGGACCGGAGTGAGGGCGCACCGCGGACCGCGGGCGCTCGTGGACGCGCACGTCAGCTCGCCCGCCGGGGCGCTGGGGAGCGGGCACGGGTCCAGGGCGGCCGCGCCGCCCGTGCCCTGCCGCATCACCGCGGGAGGGCGGCGCAGCGCGGGAAGGGCGGCGCCGCCCGCCAGCACGGCGTCCGCGGCCGCGTCGGCCTCGCGCTCGGCCGGGTCGTCCGCGGCGCCCACCTCCAGGCGGGCCGCCACCTCCGCCCCGGGAGCGCCCGACTGCTGGACGACGTGCGCCAGCTCATGCGCCAGGAGCCGCCGCCCACCCGCCGTCTCCGGGGAGAAGTAGCCGGCGCGGAAGACGACGTCGCGGCCCACGGCGTAGGCGAGCGCGTGGACCGCGCGCGCCGAGGCGTCGGCCGCGGCGCCGGTGTGCACGCGCACCCCGCCGAGGCCCCGCCCGAAGCCCGCCTCGAAGAAGGCGCGCGTCCCCGCGTCCAGCGGCCGCCCGCCGCCGGAGCCGACGACCGCGCGCACCGTGTCGCGGACTCGCGGCGCGGCCGGGGAGGGCGAGGCGCCCACCGCCCGGCGCGCGACGAGGGGGCCGTCCCTCCCCGCCTCGCGCTCCCGCTCGCAGGCGGGGCAGAGCGGCTGGCGGACGCCGGTCCCGCGCTCCGCCTCCCCGGCCGCGGCGCAGCGGGCGCACCTGCGGCGGATCGCGGGCGCCCCGCCGGAGGTGGAGAGCGCGAAGGCGTGCGCGCCGGCAGGGTCCGGACGGACGGAGCCTTCCCACCGGCCCGCGCTCCCGCGCTCGCCCGCGCCGGGCCGGGGGGCGGCCGTCAGCACGGCGCCGCCTCCCCTCCCCCGGGTCCCGGCCCGGAGCGCGTCCGCGGCGCGCGGGCCGCCTCGCATCGAATCATACCATTCTGCAGAGGATCGTTCGGGCTCGAGGTCAATAACCGAATGTCTCACACGGAGGAAACGGAGTTGACGGAGAACCGCAGGGGTTCTCCGTCGACTCCGTTGACTCCGTGTGAGGCCTTTTCGCCGTTCGCCGGAAGATCAGAATCCATCCAGAACTATCCCTGGAAAACTGGTATCACACGGAGCCCGGCGGAGCCGACGGAGAAAGCTCCTCCGCCGACTCCATCGACTCCGTGCGAGGAGCCGGCTCGCCGGGCGCTCACCCGGGGACGAAGTGCGCCACGATGGTGACCGCCGGCGCGCCCGCGTAGACCGCCGCGTTCGTCGACGCGCTGCGGACCTGCTGCTGCACCGTGCCCGCGATCCCCAGCGCGGCGCGGATGGCGTTGGCCTGCTGCACCTGCGCGGGGGTGG
Protein-coding sequences here:
- a CDS encoding pentapeptide repeat-containing protein — translated: MTPGELRLRWTTAEGRARREAVAARLGEGGAWHAELRGLPGAEELVPRPGGDLSLLGEADLDLRGIDLRGLDLRRADLTFANLAFACLDGAALRALQQAVLWRASLMGADLAGADASAVWAPHARFDGASLERAWLFGGSRLEHASFREARMAGADLGNAYLEGADFTGAGLQKAMLGGVRAPRAVFARADLRGAVLGSADLRGADLRGARTGGADLSGADLAGAHRDTTAEAT
- a CDS encoding DUF4157 domain-containing protein, with the protein product MPAARAAREARSSSAEAGEKAPAGAGGGAAGLAAPLAWALAPGGVQRKCACGGTCERCRDKEEQRQGLAVQRQALPAAAAPPAADGGSAAPGPGPYGVLVDDGAPADGRMTVSAFMDALESRLRPACDEVLGAAGRSTEGCPYLDQWIAFYRAQPAARVERAILRYTGAEGTDAAALLEAIVSHARRAAAEWALTGRVPELPDGVPGDGLPPAGAGAVQGKGVGAAGSSAASPADPAAVRARLGPGRALEPAVRARMEDGFGASFAGVRVHTDPRAARTAADLRARAFAVGGDVAFGAGEYRPGTLAGDALLAHELAHTLQQRDGAVSPAAASDPALERDADAAARDVLLGREPRPRRGALRLQRCSLGEEPPTLEGEDAEEEARALGITVDRTPAREPGQPYIVGMQLGFHMRQERPTPTTPAAGVYMWDTEYPGGGRMAGFSSRPNRTTLPILREGDYTQRIIIAVAGRPDRLVLTRTWTAVPARTRADVLLPQHTGADLASYRAALEVAHGQLAHGGFQDQSFDRPTYITSAENPARLSSRDSPGWVTLSVHALPNAAAFRWTVRNLGDDAAAPAFTGLPQTSYRGGTAYALGDGQSVRWSTTTAGTFGFSVVQLDDAGREVGEAQYVQAVLPEREIEEVTRYREFLADVDRHTRMFATDAEGNPRAVALRVSYVGSRTGVEMLPRLFMGPDRADPARVKLLDLTPGVPRIEYGGESTAAAIEDFNQRNLYPEGSLRADIPANPYGITPGGWTFVTRGASVMGALSGDLGWASLALALTGVVVGLIPGGQPIAAGLFIAAAGVGATAGAINISEQLQNARPSGTQIAIDVVGIAASIIGARTAWVAATTGGRALMMTTQGRMLLWSATALEGTQLVLISVEGVRQIDAVLSDPHLSGPRKQDAIVQVITLLIISGGLFALGVGAMVRERTRLRSAIGRDVEAALTRRAVFMLSSLDDATLRALNGATADELERLARILVQDPRLMTRYAARSGDLLAALRRTEGADLAQLERAFAVSRLMASGAPEAQAGRLVTALRAAGVESADIHALPDGAVRRLQGADTALSQGRMYDAVAQLETAGAALPEARRRGFGDALAHEHQRDLALYRDMTAQVPAPGGGVREVRPDFPLGHDVPLYTGVSADVDTVRTQLGTPGFEPPRGPNRNLLEHVEERGESGFRGATRQVSTPDGQGAAAWAGDGGTVLEVRGVPGWDANAQLAGRVQRGGTFGGNLMVAEGEISIPAHIPPEAVRRFGRVTETRPGRYRVDWHDNPRYNPDWWRRTR
- a CDS encoding DUF4157 domain-containing protein, whose protein sequence is MLAAREARPSAAGAGEKARAGAGGGAPAPAAPLAWALTPAGGPRVQRECACGGTCERCRSDEEEETGLAVQRMPFGFSSSSGAGAEGPEAPAAGPVLADDGAAAGPGEAAVSGWLDALEGRLRAACDGELAAVGRDTEGCPYLERWLAHYRGQSAAHVESAARRYTGSDAGTPAGLADAVVARARAAAAEWARTGRVPDLPGGAGLGGLAPGGLGAAAASALAGVSAAFSLRLKARDGAGGAASAASPADPAGVRARLGPGGALDGGVRSRLERGFGASFAGVRVHTDERAARLSRELGARAFTVGRDVAFGAGEYRPGTLPGDALIAHELAHTVQQSGGGLTPAAGESRELEAEADAAAAGALGLVDERPWLSRRAGLSLQRCGGGGETPPPQPVPKPPTIDPYGVRKVWDDTRGDKAKVFDKLRSLCVGTPACPAAGDAVLTTVLREIFAPGSDDLWLAETLQKHGPEPLWPLDKLDERVTRAAAGKWPKEPGNIEASLPSDWSNPFAAGSTAGVAKAPGGTTIAPSPVKAYFFPGRSQERALVIGGVHGSEQSGIEVVEELRRSLASAPKAPYFTTILVPVLFPDNEAYQRAYLAANPAERGTNVDNDKGGRYSRIGPKQKTLIEPNRNLPRPGESLATGLTGLKGKTTGKALSGSLLTDTMLPENVMLVALIEHFKPSRIASVHAHRPSSTKGDAPGIYVDPRGGIDASTDKALTAEGQADDKLAQDMLAAAGKLGLPGNPGGTVHYASANTPAQGTSLGDWAPVAVDEGKPGVQDKPGDRPAITTVTVEVKNYWPSSDDKSGKMKGLIEAHRAALQDVFLEK
- a CDS encoding prolipoprotein diacylglyceryl transferase family protein; this translates as MTQSLNRFLDSLPRTRVGSLSCEAPAFRTCGVAGFHVAVATALGGALLAGRSLPVAALVCLVCALSFFAYTYLRRWATGREALVLLEHVWFAEVSVAAVLAALGVPVLAYLDVVGPALAFFLAGGRTGCLLVGCCHGRPSSLGIVYGEEAARDGFPRHLVGVRLFPVQALEAAGLVLIGATGLAALPFAAEGHVFAWFLAGYAVLRFGTEALRGDRRPHLLGMSVPRWMAIGELGAALWIARDPADPAARDLGLLAVLLLALAGALLARRAFDRRPALLSPAHAAELRRAVGDAAASASPTSPAADGNGAGPERRVTSAGVSAAVSPAGPGWLHVSLSLAAGPRDLEALCRLAAAALPGVDAGQARAGPGGVLHLPVRIVGEDGGAPAPGAGEALWGGVVRQVQAAAGGDGAPAPAAPDARPDADPAADGRRAYFAAAGPVRPAVAAVRRQG
- a CDS encoding DUF4157 domain-containing protein yields the protein MLTAAPRPGAGERGSAGRWEGSVRPDPAGAHAFALSTSGGAPAIRRRCARCAAAGEAERGTGVRQPLCPACEREREAGRDGPLVARRAVGASPSPAAPRVRDTVRAVVGSGGGRPLDAGTRAFFEAGFGRGLGGVRVHTGAAADASARAVHALAYAVGRDVVFRAGYFSPETAGGRRLLAHELAHVVQQSGAPGAEVAARLEVGAADDPAEREADAAADAVLAGGAALPALRRPPAVMRQGTGGAAALDPCPLPSAPAGELTCASTSARGPRCALTPVHDRLFAAALLDAQGRVRNAIDAMNLPGGFARAEAAARALFAFSPPSIQEIVLAVENVSVVVNGAPRFGGATCLDPDCRAPGVEAFSTGAGQLPIYICPRSWWPAGGVNLAFTILHEAAHVGGIDVDPLRDERYCSSGTACAAPCLSPRSADAWAHFIFCFGAAPPAAPARAPAPAPPGPARPR